The sequence below is a genomic window from Maridesulfovibrio frigidus DSM 17176.
AATCTTTCATCACTTGATTCTCTTACCGAGTTTTCAACTGGAGATATGAAAGTTCAACTCCCTGAAGTTTCCACTCGCAGTTTCAGTCAGCGAGTAACCATGAAATGTGGACAGACTTTAATTCTGGCCGGATTTGAACAGGAAACTAATCAGGAATCAAAAGGACTGGGAATCACTTCGGGCGGAAACAGTCAGAAATATGGAAAGAGCCTCATAATAATCACCATTGAAATGGAAAGTGCGGGAGTCTAATCATGCACACAATTAAGATTAAGAAAAAACAATATGCGGTTGGTTTCTGGTGGCAGATTCTGGACGGGAAAGGCGGCAAGAAGCTCGTCATGGAACAGGCGAGAAAAGTAGCAACTGATTTTGCTGACCGTGAATACAACTATGTAATTGCCAGAAAACAGCAATTCGGACTTAGCTCGGACTCAGCAAAACTAAATAGAATTCCTTCTTTGGCGTGCGCCTTGGTGGAACGGTCCAGATCTACTTGGATCGGAATGTTCTGCTTAAATGATGAAGAAAATCTCTGGTGGATATGCGCTGTAAGTAAAAAGACAATTGTTGCTGAAGGTGACCAACTTTTCACTTCCCGTGAAGAAGCTGAAGCTCATTTAAAGAGTTTGAAAGCAATGTCAGATTGGGGAAACCACGAGTTCATTTGTGAAACATTCGGAGACACTCTCAACCACTTTGCTGGTCTTATTAAATCGTCTGAACGGATTCAGCCGCTCTATCCTCAGGCGAACAATAAAAACCTTCTTATAGTTGTTGCGGCTGTAATTATTACCGTTGCCGGCTTCTCTTTTTGGAACGACTACCAGTCTGATCAGCTTGCAGAGCAACAAAGAATTGCTGCCATCAAGGCTCGCACGGAAGCTGAAAAGAACAAGGCTACCATAAGCTCTGACCCCGGCAAGTATTTCACAATGCCGTGGAAAGTTTCCCCGATGCCTCTAAAATTTGCGGATGCATTTTTAGGGGCGATGCACAACACAGCCCCATTCAACAACGGATGGAAATTGGAAACCATTACCCGCAACGAGCAGGGTATTTACATGGCATGGTCGCATCAAGATGGTGCGGAATTTACCAACCTCCCATGTCGCTCATCTTTTGGATCGCGCCCAGATTTGGCTGAGATCACTATCGATTACCCCAAAGACTTAACCCGCCCCGAACAAACGCTGGCTAATAAGTCTGACGCAACAGCACTTCTTTATGAGCTGACTCGCACCCTCGGTGCAAAGTTAAACCTGACGTGGAAAGCTCCTGAAATAAAGAAAAACAACAACAAATTACTGAATCAGTCGCTTGATGTTATTGCCCCGTGGATCAAAGGAGAGTGGAAACTTTCCGGCCTTCCTACCGGCTCTGCAATTTCTAATGTCCTGTTTACTCAGATGGATTCAATCCCCTGTTTAGTGATCTCTGAGATCTCTTTCACTAGAAACCGGTGTTCTATGGAGGGTCAAATTTATGCCAAATATTAAGAAGTTAAAAGGTAGCCGTTTAATTATATTGATCTGCGTTTTCATATTAAGCGCAGTCATAGGCGGCACAGCAACCTTCATTTTCTACGGCGGCAAAATGCAAACAGACACAAAGGTCCATCCGGAACTTGTGCTTTTCAATGCCTCGAAATCTAACAAGACCGGTTTTAATACTAATAATACCAGAGTATTAATCCCAATTTCAAACGCAACTCTATGGACAACACTATCTATAGGAAATTCAACTAACAGCACTGACTCGATTTCAATGTCCGTCTTTGAACCACCTTCAAATGGAACGACGGAAACACCTATTCAGCAGGTAGAAACAAAAACAGATCTAAGCACTGGTAATTTAACAAGTAATTCAACAGAAAATTTAACCAATAAACCAATCAAAGAGAGTAATAAAACCGAGCTTTCTGAAACGAATATTACACCACTTAGCTATTTCACCTCGCTGAGATCTGATCTTGAATTATTGAAGCTTCAAGTTTCAATAGCTGAGCAGAACCAAAAGTTGATCAAGCTTCATACTCCTGACCCTGCTGTGATTAAAGCTATTCAGCAAAAACCAGCCAAGAAGAAACAATACCGTCCTGTGTGGCCGAAAATAGTTTCCATCCAAGGAGTGGACGGAAGACTTTCTGCGACCCTTTCTAGTTCTGCCGGAGTCCAGACAGTGAAACCAGGGAGTAATGCAGGCCCCGGTAAAGTTGCTTCAATAACTCCATCAACTGTTCTGATCCGTTTCAACGGCAAGAACGTTCCCTTGAAATTCAAGGAGTAAATCATGACTAACAACGAAATTCCAAAAGAACTTCAAGAGCGGGTGCTGCTCCTAAATGACATCATCTACATCTCAGCGGAGGTGGCAGACGATGCAGTTTTAATGTCTTTCCTGAGCTATGCGGCCCGTAAAGGTTTCAAGGAAACAAAAAGACTTGAAGCTGAAGAGTTCCAGAAATTGCGCAAGAAAAATATCACCAAAGCTGAAACCAAGAGCGACATTCAAGACCTTGCCGTTCAGATTATTGCTGATGCCTACGACCAAGGTGCGTCTGATATTCACATCGGAGATTACGGCCCGTTTGCCTCCATCCAGTTTAGAAAGCTGGGCATGTTGCAGAACTACAAGCAGCTCATGGGAGAAATTGGCAGAAAAGTAATCGTTGCAATGTATCAGACCATGTCCAACAGCGCAGATACCACCTTTGTCGCCAAGGAAAGACAAGACGGCAGAATCGTAAGCAACGATTTTCTTCCGGCGGACGTGCATTCAATTCGAATTCACACGGAACCGCTCGACTGCTCAATGGCGGAAAACGGGACCGGAACTTTCATGGCGTTACGCCTTCTTTACGATCGCACAACGGCTAAAGGCAATTTGCAGGATAGATTGAAAACTCTTGGGTTCTCCGATCGCCATATCCGCAGATTTCAATTTCTCACCCAGCGTTCCGGACTGACTCTTCTTTCAGGCCCGACCGGTCACGGTAAAAGTACACTGCTCAAACATATCATGGAGTGCATGGCCGAGGACAATCCGGAAAAGAACTTCCTCGCTATTGAAGATCCACCGGAATACCCGCTTGAAAGGGTAAAGCAGGTTCGAGTCAATACTAACGATCAGGATGATAATCGTGGCTCGGCATACCGCAACGCAATTGCAGGAGCCATGCGCTCTGACCCTGACACCATTATGATCGGTGAAGTCCGTTATCCTGAAGCGGCTTCAGCTGCTCTTGATGCCGCTCAAACAGGACACGGAGTATGGACAACAGTTCATGCAAACTCAGCATTAGGAATCATTCAAAGAATGGTTTCTCTGCTCCGTGCTGCTCAATATCCCGATCCGCTTGAATACCTTTGTGACCACACAGTTCTTTCCGGCCTTCATCATCAAAGACTTGTGCCGGTACTTTGTCCGAACTGCAAGATGCCGCTTAAGGATATAACCAAACTTCCAACTGACAATGAGTTGCGCCGCAAATCACTACCTGAAGCCGTACTCAATCGCCTTTTCAGAGCGGTTAACAATATGGAGAACGTCAACATCAGAGGTGAAGGATGTAAGCAATGTTCAGGCGTTGGAATTATCGGACAGACCGTAGCATCTGAAATAGTAACCACCGACCATGTGATTCTGAAAGCTGTACGTGCCGGCAATATGGAAGCAGCTCATAAACATTGGAGACATGAGCAAAACGGCCAGACATTTGTCAGCCATGCCATTGACCTGATTGAAGACGGATTGATTGATCCTTACCTGACAGAACGCAGACTTGGTGTGCCATTAAACTATGCCAAGGCTTTCGATGATTTTAACCTTTCCTCTTCCGATCTGGATGAACTGGCCGGTTCCAAAAATGTGGAGGCTCCGCATGGTGCTTCCTGAAATTAATGAAATACTGGCTAAGGTTTTCTTTAACCATAAAGAACGAATTCGTATCTATAGAAAGCTTTCGGCAATGACCAGACACGGAGTCAGTGTTGCAGAAAGTCTGCTCTATCTCGAAAAAAGATATGCAAAAAATTACAGTCCGCTAACCCCCGTTCTTACGGAAGTTTCAGCGCGAATAAATTCAGGAAGTAAGCTTCACGAAGCTCTACAAGGATTCATTCCAGCAGAAGAATCTATGCTGATCCAAAGCGGAGTTAATTCCGGTAAACTTTGTGAATCTCTGGAACTCTCAGTAAAATTAATCAAGGCCAGATTAAAAATCATAAGCAGCGTGTGGAAGGCTCTCAGTTATCCATGCCTTTTAATTTGTGCGCTCATTACGCTTCTGATCGTGCTTTCAAGATACGTCATGCCCAGACTTACCGAAATTTCAGATCCGGAATTTTGGCAAGGCAGTGCACAAACTCTTTATCAAGTTACGCGATTCATAGATTCCACAGCGGGAACTCTATTTCTTGCCGGATTAATCCTCTCATTCCTTATCTCGCTGGCGACTCTCAAAATATGGACAGGAAAAATACGCGTCCGTTTTGACAATGTACCGCCATGGTCATTTTACCGTCTTATCACCGGTAGTCTCTGGCTCTTCACCCTTTCTACCATGATGGAATCGGGCATTCAGCTTTCACAATCTATGAACGACATGCTCGCCACTCCAGGCTCAAGCCCATGGCTGAAAGAGAAAATGCATTCAGTCAAAGCCCAGCTCAATCTGGGTAAAGGGTTGGGGCAAGCTCTGGATGATTCAGGCTACCAGTTTCCTTCCAGAACAATCATTGAAGACCTGCGGGTCTACTCAAAGCTTCCGGGCTTTGACAGCCAGCTAAAACTCATTGCCGAGGAATGGCTGAATGAGGGCATGGAAACAATCAAGGTTCAAGCCAAAGTCATAAACATGGCGTGCATAATCGGTATCATTTTTATGATTTCCAACATCGTTCTCGCAATGACTTCTCTCCAGCAACAACTTGGACAAAACATACTTTAGTAGGAGCAATCATGACTTTATTTGAAACACTTGGCTCACTTCTTATAGCCTTAATCGTTTTTGGAGGATCAGCTTACATGATCTCTAAATCGATGGACAACGACAAAATATCAACGGCTGAACAAAACCTCTCAACCTTTCGGCTCGATCTAAAACAGCTTTATGCAGGTGAGCCAGACTTCACAGATATTACAACTGAAATTGCCGTTAAAAACAAAATTGTGCCTGACAGCATGCTTAAAAGTAGCGGCGAAATCCGCAATGCATGGAACGGAGCCGTAACCGTAGCAGAAGGAACAGACGCCACCACATTTACGATTACACACAACAAAGTCCCTGAATATGCCTGCGTGAAACTAGCAACATTTCAAGCCGGATCATGGGAAACCATCACTGTAAACGGGGTTGAAATCGACCAAGCAAGTGGAATGGTTGCTGCCATAACGAATCAGCTTGCCACCGCGAATATCATCGTCTTCACCTCCAACTAGCAGAGGCATTAAATGGTTCTTAAAAGTGTATCATTCACAGATTTGATTCTTCATGAAAGCGGCGAAGCTTTCATGAAGGGATGTGATAATTGCGACCAGAAGCTTGTTCCTTGTGAGGAAGACACCAAAAAGGAAATTGAAGCTCTCCACGCAGAAGTTCTCAAAGTTCATACTGAAACTGGAAGACATACTTTCAGAGTTAAGTACGAAGATATTGGTTACAGAGTTGCGCTTTATGAAGGTGTTGTCTGGGGCAGCGGGAAAGTTTTCTTCCTGCGCAGAATTCAGGAAAATGTCTCAGACTTCACGGAACTGGGATTGCCTGAATCTCTTTCCGATTGGCTTCTGAATGCAAAGCAGACTAAAGGATTGATCCTTTTTACCGGGGCACAGGCGTCTGGAAAAACCTTCAGTGCGTCATCACTTGTGGCGACACGGCTTTCAACGTTGGGAGGCCATGCCGTCAGTTTTGAAAACCCCGCAGAGATGCCTCTGGATGGGAAACATGGAGATTTCGGATTCTGCTTTCAGGCCGAAATTGATCATGAAGAAGATCTAGGTGAAGCCATCGAACGCTCTCACCGTTTCGCTTCTCCGAACATCATCTATATAGGAGAAATCCGTAGCAAACACGCAGCCAGTGAAGCATTACGCGTCTGCCTCGGCTCCGATCAACAAATAGTGGTGGCCACACTGCATGGCTTCGACCTTGTAACCGCTCTTGAAAGATTAGTTACAATGGCCCGCGAAATTGACGGAGATATTGCCAGTCAAAACCTTGCTCAAGGTCTTCTGGCTGTTGTTCATCAACAGCTAGAGCATGTTGACGGAAAAACTCTTCTTCATGTTCCTCAGTTCCTGCTGGCTCCTTTTAATGACAATTTCAAAGGACTCCGCGCAAAAATTAAGAACGGTGAACTGGCTGGATTACAGGAAGAAATGCGGGAGCAGAGAAACCGCATTCAATTCGGAGGGCTTGAAGCATTATGCAAGGATTAGCTGTCTTTTTCTGCCTCCTAGGAACAATGGCCATGGTCAGTCAAGAAATGCCAACCCAGAGAAACTCATCAAAGGCTGAGTCTATAGCTGTAAATTACGCGATCTATCGCAATGCTGTGAACAACTTTGTGACAAGCAATTCGACCATCACAACAGGTGAAATTCCCGTTTCTAATCTATCAATTCCATCCGGTTGGAAATCCATGCGTGCATGGTCCAACCGGATAGATAGCGGGAATTGCTACGTATGGGGAGCTGTGCAGGGAAACGAGTCTGAGGAAATCAGAAAGATTTTCATGGGTAGCTTTGCCATCGGAGTTAAACGGAACGGCTTTCTGACCAACGCTCACGGAGCGGATACTCCCCTGCCGACGTTCATTCCTGAAAACAGCATCGTCAGTGTCATCACCCAGTAGGAGATAGTTATGAAAGCTAATCGTAAAAACAAACAGGCTGGATTCGGACTTATAGAGGTGTTGGCAGGACTTCTTATTTTCATGCTTATGCTTCCCATGCTTGCCGACATGATGGACCGAGGCATGGAATCAATCAAACAGCACAGTGTCAGCGATCACCTAGCAAGTATCATGGATGCGGCGGCTTCATATACCAAAGAAAATTATGACGAGCTGATCACGTCTTCGACCGCAACCGGAGCAACTCAGATCACTATGGATCAGCTTCGAACCGGAGAGTTCCTATCTTCCGGTTTTAAGGATCTGAACGGATGGGGACAACGGTACGGGATATACGTGCTTGAACCAACCGCAAGCGACCTGCAAGTTTTGGTGCTGACATACGGAGGCCGAACTTATTCTGACAAAAGCAGAAAATTCAGTTCAGCTATTGTTCCAGCTACAGCCGCCATGATCGGTGGCGCAGGTGGTTATATCCCCATTGGAGACCTTCCGGGACAAAGTGCAACCGAACTTAGAGGTTCTTACGGCGGTTGGACAGTAAATTTAGCATCAACTGATATCCCTATCCCTGCCGCCGGACATATCGGAGGAAGAGCTTTTCTGCGTGAAGAAGATATTGGAAAAGATTTTCTCTATCGCGTTGAAGTTCCCGGTCATCCTGAACTGAACGAAATGTCCACCGAACTGGATATGACTGATCACGCCATTGAAGGTGTGAAGGAAATCAAATTCGAAGAGCACACTCTTGCAGATATCGACACCACAGGATTCTGCAACGATGCGGATAAAAACGGACGAGTTTTCCTTGATCCGGCAGTAGGTCTTTACGTCTGCCGCAACGGTCAGCCCGAAGTCATAGCCGACACCGGCAATTCCCAGTTTCTCAAAGGAGCAACCATTGCTGTTGATGGCGAACTCATACCCAAACCCATCTGCCCTACCGGCATCACTTCCGATCCTCAGATCTTTGTAGCTCCTTCAATTTTTGCTGAAGGACCGATTTCAAAAGCAATTGTAGCTGTGCAGTCGTGGGCCACTGACGTTGGAGACAACTGGCAGATCCACTTACGCATTCGCACCGCCGACACAGGGGATACATGGATAACACCTCCTGCCGGATACGGAAAAGTAATGGTCCTCACAACCTGTAATTAAGGGAGAAAGTCATGAGATTCACACATAATATTAAATCTAAATATCTTTTCCTTTTTCTGCTTCTTCTCATTTCCTTCGTGCATTCATCCGCAATCGCGGGAGACGCAACAAGCTTTGACCCGACAAGTGTCGCGGTTGAACCAAAAGCAATCAGTGGAGTACCTATTGGCGGCGTAATTCCATGGACATCCGGAACTGTTCCGGATGGATTTCTTGAATGCAACGGGCAATCTACATCTGGGTATGCAGACCTTGCGGCAATAGTCGGTGGCACTGTTCCGGATCTCCGAGGAGAATTTATTCGCGGTTGGGATCACGGCAAGGGAGTTGATAGAGGACGGAGTATTAAAAGTAGTCAGAATGATGCGATGGAAAGCCATGCTCATACAACTACAATCACCATATCCGGAAGCGTTACTATCCCTTATGGGCAGGGAGAGGGAGGTTCTTTTACTTTGCATGATCAAACTCAGAATGCCCGGAATTTTAATGTACCTTTCTCTGGCACTGGAAGCGGAGTTTCCACGCCAGCAGGTAGTGGCACAGAGAACCGACCACGCAACGTATCCATGATGTATATCATCAAGGCTGAGTAGGAATTTATCATGTCAGATTCTCCTAATAGCCTGAGCCGGCCTAAAATCAAAGTTGCGAAACTTGATAGTAAGATTGTTTATATTGCTATCGGTGTAGGCGTTTTACTGATCATTATTTTAATAATGGCAGTAAATAGCTCTACCCAAGAGAGCAACCAAGAAACGACCAACCTGATTACACCAGTTTCGGAAACAGACCTCAAACAAGCTCTTGAATCTCCAGAATGGGCAACAGGCCTTGCTCTTCCTCCTGAGGAAACAGAAAAAAGAGTAGACATCCCAGAGCCTCAACCTGAAAGGCCGTTGGTCACGGTTGTTCGGGCATCTGAACCTTCTGAAGCCGAAAAACGACATATACAAGAGCTCCTTGAAATGCGGAAATTTAAGCAAGCACAGATGAAGGCGGCACTGACTGCACCGCTTAAAATTAAATCGGCTTCGGCTGACAAAACGAGCGTTGAGATTCCACAAACAACTTCAAGTCTTGCGGATATTCGTTCTCGCCACCCACTTACTATTCCAGGAGTGGCTACCGGCATTCCGAGGGACGATGATGACAGAAAAGAAAAAGAAGCATTTCTTGGATCTCGCGCAGCCAAAGATGGTTCTTGGCAGCTGCCTTACGAACGTGTTCCTGGCAAAAAATTTGAGCTTAAAACAGGCTCAGTAATTTCCGGCATCATGATCTCCGGTATCAACTCTGATCTCCCCGGACAGATTAGCGG
It includes:
- a CDS encoding TrbI/VirB10 family protein yields the protein MSDSPNSLSRPKIKVAKLDSKIVYIAIGVGVLLIIILIMAVNSSTQESNQETTNLITPVSETDLKQALESPEWATGLALPPEETEKRVDIPEPQPERPLVTVVRASEPSEAEKRHIQELLEMRKFKQAQMKAALTAPLKIKSASADKTSVEIPQTTSSLADIRSRHPLTIPGVATGIPRDDDDRKEKEAFLGSRAAKDGSWQLPYERVPGKKFELKTGSVISGIMISGINSDLPGQISGQVSKNIYDTATGSHLLIPQGARMIGVYDSRVTTGQSRVLVAWNRIIFPDGSSITLGIMPGTDIAGYAGYSGDVDNHYLRTFGSAAIMSLISGGMAYAMDTFNRGSSSRDNPSLQDELGTALSSQLGQSTLQLLQSNSNLKPAISTEPGKRYNMVVTKDIVFARPYKPYRN
- the pilM gene encoding type IV pilus biogenesis protein PilM — its product is MQGLAVFFCLLGTMAMVSQEMPTQRNSSKAESIAVNYAIYRNAVNNFVTSNSTITTGEIPVSNLSIPSGWKSMRAWSNRIDSGNCYVWGAVQGNESEEIRKIFMGSFAIGVKRNGFLTNAHGADTPLPTFIPENSIVSVITQ
- the pilV gene encoding shufflon system plasmid conjugative transfer pilus tip adhesin PilV; its protein translation is MKANRKNKQAGFGLIEVLAGLLIFMLMLPMLADMMDRGMESIKQHSVSDHLASIMDAAASYTKENYDELITSSTATGATQITMDQLRTGEFLSSGFKDLNGWGQRYGIYVLEPTASDLQVLVLTYGGRTYSDKSRKFSSAIVPATAAMIGGAGGYIPIGDLPGQSATELRGSYGGWTVNLASTDIPIPAAGHIGGRAFLREEDIGKDFLYRVEVPGHPELNEMSTELDMTDHAIEGVKEIKFEEHTLADIDTTGFCNDADKNGRVFLDPAVGLYVCRNGQPEVIADTGNSQFLKGATIAVDGELIPKPICPTGITSDPQIFVAPSIFAEGPISKAIVAVQSWATDVGDNWQIHLRIRTADTGDTWITPPAGYGKVMVLTTCN
- a CDS encoding GspE/PulE family protein, whose protein sequence is MTNNEIPKELQERVLLLNDIIYISAEVADDAVLMSFLSYAARKGFKETKRLEAEEFQKLRKKNITKAETKSDIQDLAVQIIADAYDQGASDIHIGDYGPFASIQFRKLGMLQNYKQLMGEIGRKVIVAMYQTMSNSADTTFVAKERQDGRIVSNDFLPADVHSIRIHTEPLDCSMAENGTGTFMALRLLYDRTTAKGNLQDRLKTLGFSDRHIRRFQFLTQRSGLTLLSGPTGHGKSTLLKHIMECMAEDNPEKNFLAIEDPPEYPLERVKQVRVNTNDQDDNRGSAYRNAIAGAMRSDPDTIMIGEVRYPEAASAALDAAQTGHGVWTTVHANSALGIIQRMVSLLRAAQYPDPLEYLCDHTVLSGLHHQRLVPVLCPNCKMPLKDITKLPTDNELRRKSLPEAVLNRLFRAVNNMENVNIRGEGCKQCSGVGIIGQTVASEIVTTDHVILKAVRAGNMEAAHKHWRHEQNGQTFVSHAIDLIEDGLIDPYLTERRLGVPLNYAKAFDDFNLSSSDLDELAGSKNVEAPHGAS
- a CDS encoding type 4 pilus major pilin, whose amino-acid sequence is MTLFETLGSLLIALIVFGGSAYMISKSMDNDKISTAEQNLSTFRLDLKQLYAGEPDFTDITTEIAVKNKIVPDSMLKSSGEIRNAWNGAVTVAEGTDATTFTITHNKVPEYACVKLATFQAGSWETITVNGVEIDQASGMVAAITNQLATANIIVFTSN
- a CDS encoding type II secretion system F family protein, producing MVLPEINEILAKVFFNHKERIRIYRKLSAMTRHGVSVAESLLYLEKRYAKNYSPLTPVLTEVSARINSGSKLHEALQGFIPAEESMLIQSGVNSGKLCESLELSVKLIKARLKIISSVWKALSYPCLLICALITLLIVLSRYVMPRLTEISDPEFWQGSAQTLYQVTRFIDSTAGTLFLAGLILSFLISLATLKIWTGKIRVRFDNVPPWSFYRLITGSLWLFTLSTMMESGIQLSQSMNDMLATPGSSPWLKEKMHSVKAQLNLGKGLGQALDDSGYQFPSRTIIEDLRVYSKLPGFDSQLKLIAEEWLNEGMETIKVQAKVINMACIIGIIFMISNIVLAMTSLQQQLGQNIL
- a CDS encoding phage tail protein is translated as MRFTHNIKSKYLFLFLLLLISFVHSSAIAGDATSFDPTSVAVEPKAISGVPIGGVIPWTSGTVPDGFLECNGQSTSGYADLAAIVGGTVPDLRGEFIRGWDHGKGVDRGRSIKSSQNDAMESHAHTTTITISGSVTIPYGQGEGGSFTLHDQTQNARNFNVPFSGTGSGVSTPAGSGTENRPRNVSMMYIIKAE
- a CDS encoding ATPase, T2SS/T4P/T4SS family, whose translation is MVLKSVSFTDLILHESGEAFMKGCDNCDQKLVPCEEDTKKEIEALHAEVLKVHTETGRHTFRVKYEDIGYRVALYEGVVWGSGKVFFLRRIQENVSDFTELGLPESLSDWLLNAKQTKGLILFTGAQASGKTFSASSLVATRLSTLGGHAVSFENPAEMPLDGKHGDFGFCFQAEIDHEEDLGEAIERSHRFASPNIIYIGEIRSKHAASEALRVCLGSDQQIVVATLHGFDLVTALERLVTMAREIDGDIASQNLAQGLLAVVHQQLEHVDGKTLLHVPQFLLAPFNDNFKGLRAKIKNGELAGLQEEMREQRNRIQFGGLEALCKD
- the pilO2 gene encoding type 4b pilus protein PilO2; the protein is MHTIKIKKKQYAVGFWWQILDGKGGKKLVMEQARKVATDFADREYNYVIARKQQFGLSSDSAKLNRIPSLACALVERSRSTWIGMFCLNDEENLWWICAVSKKTIVAEGDQLFTSREEAEAHLKSLKAMSDWGNHEFICETFGDTLNHFAGLIKSSERIQPLYPQANNKNLLIVVAAVIITVAGFSFWNDYQSDQLAEQQRIAAIKARTEAEKNKATISSDPGKYFTMPWKVSPMPLKFADAFLGAMHNTAPFNNGWKLETITRNEQGIYMAWSHQDGAEFTNLPCRSSFGSRPDLAEITIDYPKDLTRPEQTLANKSDATALLYELTRTLGAKLNLTWKAPEIKKNNNKLLNQSLDVIAPWIKGEWKLSGLPTGSAISNVLFTQMDSIPCLVISEISFTRNRCSMEGQIYAKY